One Thermoanaerobacter pseudethanolicus ATCC 33223 DNA window includes the following coding sequences:
- a CDS encoding ABC transporter ATP-binding protein gives MLIKTENVKKEYMSGKKKNLVLKGVNLEINAGEKIAIVGPSGSGKTTLLNIIGLLLPATEGEVYLAGKRASTLKEKERAKLRNKFFGYVFQEFLLVEEDTVFQNIEIPLLYSLTKKTKSEKRKMVEEVLEKVGLEVKINEKVRNLSGGERQRVAIARAIINDPEVILADEPTGSLDAENGEKIMDILESLVDKGKTLLIVTHNEAIAKRCDRIFRIKDGYVEIEE, from the coding sequence ATGCTCATAAAAACAGAAAATGTAAAAAAAGAATACATGAGTGGAAAGAAGAAGAATCTGGTTTTAAAGGGAGTAAACTTAGAAATAAATGCGGGAGAAAAGATTGCTATAGTAGGACCTTCAGGCTCTGGCAAAACAACACTTCTTAATATAATAGGATTATTACTTCCCGCAACAGAAGGGGAGGTTTACTTAGCTGGGAAAAGAGCATCAACTTTAAAGGAAAAAGAAAGGGCAAAACTCAGAAATAAATTTTTTGGTTATGTATTCCAGGAATTTCTTTTGGTAGAAGAAGACACGGTATTTCAAAATATAGAAATACCTCTTTTGTACTCTTTGACAAAGAAAACAAAATCGGAGAAAAGAAAAATGGTTGAAGAAGTTTTGGAAAAAGTGGGTTTGGAAGTTAAAATAAACGAAAAGGTCAGGAACTTATCAGGAGGAGAAAGGCAAAGGGTGGCAATAGCAAGAGCTATAATAAATGACCCTGAGGTAATCCTTGCAGATGAACCGACAGGTTCGTTAGATGCAGAAAACGGGGAAAAAATCATGGACATTCTGGAAAGTTTGGTAGACAAGGGTAAAACTTTATTGATTGTAACACATAATGAAGCTATTGCAAAAAGATGTGACAGGATATTCAGAATAAAGGATGGATATGTGGAGATAGAAGAGTAA
- a CDS encoding radical SAM/SPASM domain-containing protein — translation MYYEKANVYITNDKKILFDLNKYDIYEIDDETFNLFEEIYFEVEKGVLFDENINESTPKKKEIYELLFRFRNYNSSGERETTQIRIHTSNECNLKCKYCYANHGDYNQGQAIMTEEIAEKVADFIKLNFPKVKVIVFFGGEPLLGFKAIGKICEKMGKETHYIVYTNLTILNEEIIKLINEYSINVTGSIDGPKEIHDLNRVYKRNGRGSFDIVRHNARKLMEETEYFDTVDAVYTLPAQKKYSKHQIAEYLYKEFKVKYIAIGDVITEDETLKVEKEKVQDIEKEVEYVFDNIIADRFIYLNEYSLPLISFFSKSYNDNFCTTGISNITITASGDIWPCQLFIGRNEYHMGKIDFNDITNFDFKKFNKVSDNFYKIKKSRFSECQKCIARYWCVKCLGAIQKNNLEENIITSECINIRKITEIVLEKLGYYILNGNFEKLYGNLRKTTKGIEDKFLNVV, via the coding sequence ATGTATTATGAAAAGGCTAATGTTTATATTACTAATGACAAGAAAATATTATTTGATTTGAATAAATATGATATATACGAGATTGATGATGAAACTTTCAACTTATTTGAAGAAATATATTTTGAGGTAGAAAAAGGAGTTTTATTTGATGAAAACATTAATGAAAGCACTCCTAAAAAGAAAGAAATATATGAACTGTTGTTTAGATTTCGGAATTATAACAGTAGTGGAGAAAGAGAGACTACCCAGATAAGGATCCACACGAGCAATGAGTGTAACCTTAAGTGCAAGTACTGTTATGCAAACCATGGGGACTATAACCAAGGGCAAGCTATAATGACAGAAGAAATAGCGGAAAAAGTAGCTGATTTTATAAAGTTAAATTTTCCAAAAGTTAAAGTTATAGTATTTTTTGGAGGAGAACCTTTACTTGGATTTAAAGCTATAGGAAAGATATGTGAAAAAATGGGAAAAGAAACACATTACATTGTTTACACTAATCTTACGATTTTAAATGAAGAAATAATAAAACTAATTAACGAGTATAGTATAAATGTTACAGGAAGCATAGATGGTCCAAAGGAAATACATGATCTTAATAGGGTATATAAAAGGAACGGAAGAGGAAGCTTTGATATTGTTAGGCACAATGCTAGGAAACTTATGGAGGAAACAGAATATTTCGATACGGTGGATGCCGTATATACTCTTCCAGCTCAAAAAAAGTATTCTAAACATCAGATCGCAGAGTACCTTTACAAAGAATTTAAAGTAAAATATATTGCTATTGGCGATGTGATTACAGAAGATGAAACGCTTAAAGTAGAAAAGGAAAAGGTCCAAGATATAGAAAAAGAAGTTGAATATGTGTTTGACAATATAATCGCTGATAGGTTTATTTATCTAAATGAATACTCTCTTCCATTAATATCATTTTTCTCCAAATCATATAATGATAATTTTTGTACTACAGGTATCTCAAATATTACGATAACAGCCAGCGGGGATATATGGCCATGCCAATTGTTCATTGGGAGAAATGAATATCATATGGGGAAAATAGATTTTAACGACATTACAAACTTCGATTTTAAAAAATTCAATAAGGTGTCAGATAATTTTTACAAAATAAAGAAATCTAGATTTTCAGAATGTCAGAAATGTATTGCTAGATATTGGTGTGTAAAGTGCTTGGGAGCTATACAAAAAAATAACTTAGAAGAAAATATCATAACAAGTGAGTGTATAAATATACGGAAAATAACAGAAATAGTCTTAGAAAAATTAGGATATTACATTTTAAATGGCAATTTTGAAAAACTATACGGCAACCTAAGGAAAACAACAAAAGGAATTGAGGATAAATTTTTAAATGTTGTGTGA
- a CDS encoding ABC transporter ATP-binding protein, producing the protein MREFLFKYKKEFVLAVFFLVASVLINIYFAFIYKKLIDVATTRDLVKFYSVVKFAVMFTILEAVVGWLNRTTRFHYMKKTLIYLKDRLFRAIIKKDVEHFNEVNTGKYISIISNDVKIVEEDYFNNFFRLLGSAVGFVAALISLFILSYKITVMIILMAILSVIIPRIFDDKIAKMRNDYSESLELFTIESKDTLTGLEVIKSFGIEDKVHEKFSKVNEDVEDKKLKYSVLLNTSDTMSEILSSFIFLSVFAVGLYFNIKGEMTLGTMIACVQLTNNIIMPIYSMGQNLNRILSLKSISQKINEVLQEKEERNDYIPVKSFNDSIEFKNVSFSYTGETKALDNINFTIKKGGKYALVGTSGAGKSTILKLLLKQYENYEGEIKLDGIELRRIDKKDLFKIITLLHQNVFIFDGTVKDNITLFNDRYTDEEVVRAAKIAGLGPLLEKLPEGILSDVGEGGKLLSGGERQRIAIARSIITNASILALDEATAALDNETAYMIEKTILDMDITAIVVTHRLWSELLKRYDEIIVLRDGRIVEKGRFDDLMKMKGYFYSLFNIEKLDKVEERIEEEGIYVV; encoded by the coding sequence ATGAGAGAATTTCTATTCAAGTATAAAAAAGAGTTTGTGCTTGCAGTATTTTTCTTAGTAGCTTCTGTATTGATAAATATTTACTTTGCTTTTATTTATAAAAAACTCATAGATGTAGCAACTACACGTGATTTGGTGAAATTTTATTCTGTTGTCAAATTCGCAGTAATGTTTACCATATTGGAAGCAGTAGTTGGATGGTTAAATAGAACAACTCGATTTCATTACATGAAAAAAACTTTGATATACCTAAAAGACAGGTTATTTAGAGCAATCATTAAAAAGGATGTGGAACATTTTAATGAAGTTAATACAGGTAAGTACATTTCAATTATTTCAAATGATGTAAAGATTGTAGAAGAGGATTATTTTAACAATTTCTTTAGGCTTTTAGGCAGTGCAGTAGGATTTGTGGCTGCATTAATTTCTCTATTTATATTAAGTTACAAAATAACTGTGATGATAATACTCATGGCAATTCTTAGTGTAATAATTCCTCGCATTTTTGATGATAAGATTGCTAAAATGAGAAACGATTATTCTGAGAGCTTAGAACTTTTTACTATAGAATCTAAAGATACTCTTACAGGACTTGAAGTGATAAAGAGCTTCGGGATAGAGGATAAAGTACATGAGAAGTTTTCAAAAGTTAATGAAGATGTGGAAGATAAAAAGCTTAAATACAGCGTGCTTTTAAATACCTCTGACACCATGTCAGAAATTTTAAGTAGCTTTATTTTCCTCTCTGTATTTGCAGTAGGTTTATACTTTAATATAAAAGGAGAGATGACTTTAGGAACGATGATTGCCTGTGTACAGCTTACCAATAACATAATTATGCCAATATACAGTATGGGTCAAAATCTCAACAGGATACTCTCATTAAAGAGCATATCACAGAAGATAAATGAAGTATTACAGGAAAAGGAAGAGAGGAATGATTATATACCAGTAAAATCTTTTAACGACTCAATAGAATTTAAAAACGTATCTTTTAGCTACACAGGGGAGACAAAAGCTTTGGATAATATAAACTTTACAATCAAAAAAGGAGGAAAGTACGCATTAGTAGGGACAAGTGGAGCAGGGAAATCCACAATACTCAAGTTATTGTTAAAACAATATGAAAACTATGAAGGAGAAATAAAATTAGATGGGATAGAATTAAGAAGAATAGACAAGAAAGACTTATTCAAGATAATAACCCTATTACATCAGAATGTATTCATATTTGACGGGACAGTAAAAGACAACATAACCCTATTTAATGACAGATACACGGATGAAGAAGTAGTAAGAGCGGCGAAGATAGCAGGATTAGGGCCGTTATTAGAGAAATTGCCAGAGGGGATATTAAGTGATGTAGGAGAAGGGGGAAAACTTTTATCGGGAGGGGAGAGGCAGAGGATAGCGATAGCTAGGTCAATAATAACAAATGCGTCAATACTGGCACTGGATGAAGCGACAGCGGCGTTAGACAATGAGACGGCGTATATGATAGAGAAGACGATACTAGATATGGACATAACAGCGATAGTTGTAACACACAGGTTGTGGAGTGAGCTACTCAAAAGGTATGACGAGATAATAGTATTAAGGGATGGAAGGATTGTGGAGAAAGGAAGGTTTGATGATTTAATGAAGATGAAAGGGTATTTTTACAGTTTGTTTAATATAGAGAAGCTGGATAAAGTAGAGGAGCGTATAGAAGAAGAGGGAATATATGTGGTGTAA
- a CDS encoding IS1380-like element ISTps2 family transposase gives MSLTLNLTKEKGFSKYILPATFDNFTVSNNVTFTYIQAFKEKIGFNKILSSILSFKKAPNAVFQPAEIIDFMIDSVIQGNTRFLHMDQLRYDNAYTEIKGHKVPSEKVCRDLIKALPESSLEELRLINKTLLSLQSKGTKREVIMNFDDTVCTIFGEQEGASVGYNPRYHGRPSFKEKIGIIANTDELVNVTLEEGKHHTNHGFLDFVKSCEEQLPENWIIKRVRVDRGAFDYDNMLYFESKGYEYVMKAKNQAWIRCFIDYVNQREHLYPWTEIDKTFSVNEIYAKMPKWDKVRRIVIIRKKLPQPKTGQICMDIDEFKYEYQAIVTNIEYMTPEEIFHEYNQRCDIENKIDELKEGFAFSKNSQRNKFCNEIFLLIKMIAYNLHNWFKRTILPEFMSHHEITTIRRILYNVPGNLVGKGRYRHIRYPNNPFLKTVITYIRKALMVFCLT, from the coding sequence ATGAGTTTAACACTTAATCTTACAAAAGAAAAGGGGTTTTCAAAATATATTTTGCCAGCAACTTTTGATAATTTTACAGTATCAAACAATGTAACTTTCACCTATATCCAAGCATTTAAAGAAAAAATCGGCTTTAATAAAATTCTTTCAAGCATATTATCCTTTAAAAAAGCACCAAATGCTGTTTTTCAACCAGCCGAGATTATTGACTTTATGATTGATTCTGTAATTCAAGGGAATACCCGCTTTCTTCACATGGACCAACTAAGATATGATAATGCATACACAGAAATTAAAGGGCATAAAGTTCCCAGCGAAAAAGTATGCAGAGACTTAATTAAAGCTTTGCCTGAAAGTTCTCTTGAAGAATTAAGACTTATTAACAAGACTTTGCTTTCCTTGCAATCTAAAGGAACGAAACGTGAAGTCATTATGAATTTTGATGATACAGTTTGTACTATATTTGGAGAGCAGGAAGGTGCTTCAGTAGGTTATAATCCAAGGTACCATGGTCGACCATCTTTCAAAGAGAAAATCGGCATTATTGCTAATACTGATGAACTTGTTAATGTTACTCTTGAAGAAGGTAAACATCACACAAATCATGGTTTCTTAGATTTTGTAAAATCTTGCGAAGAACAGCTTCCTGAAAATTGGATAATTAAGCGAGTACGCGTTGACCGTGGAGCATTTGACTACGATAATATGCTGTATTTTGAATCTAAAGGTTATGAATATGTAATGAAAGCTAAAAATCAGGCATGGATCAGATGCTTTATAGACTATGTCAATCAAAGAGAACACCTTTATCCTTGGACTGAAATAGATAAAACCTTTAGTGTAAATGAAATATATGCAAAAATGCCTAAATGGGATAAAGTACGCAGAATTGTGATTATACGCAAAAAACTGCCACAGCCCAAAACAGGGCAGATTTGTATGGATATAGACGAATTCAAATATGAATATCAAGCTATAGTAACAAATATTGAGTACATGACACCTGAAGAAATATTTCATGAATACAACCAACGCTGCGACATTGAAAACAAAATAGATGAACTAAAAGAAGGATTTGCTTTTTCAAAAAACAGTCAAAGAAACAAATTTTGCAACGAAATATTTTTGCTTATCAAAATGATCGCTTACAATCTCCATAATTGGTTCAAAAGGACTATCTTGCCAGAGTTTATGAGTCATCATGAGATAACCACAATAAGGCGAATATTATATAATGTACCTGGTAATCTTGTTGGGAAAGGACGTTATAGGCATATACGTTATCCTAATAATCCGTTTCTTAAAACTGTGATAACGTATATACGAAAAGCACTAATGGTATTTTGCTTAACATAG
- a CDS encoding radical SAM/SPASM domain-containing protein, giving the protein MKFTKFYSFLDVNQHHYLLNTINSALIELDDEHYEKLKKAFYLNNPDVIETDEKNVLADNGFLIEDTIDEYLSIRNKYLFSKYNVSYNLKLDIAVTNKCNFSCVYCYENFSDSKMSFELNDEIKSKFCNNLRKYLNHMIMNYKVKSLQVTWYGGEPSLEWSLIFTLNNEFIKLGNEHHIRYKNVIVTNGFLIDESIATKLSQQNTEYVQITVDGPEIIHDKRRYLANKKGTYSKILDGIYNLLKNGVNTVVRVNIDKGNIDYIEILIEELYSRFQTFVGKGLLSLDLARVFGHRDSFSLSEFYSKRKIIMKKAVKLGFINPSLESGGVRAYCNAETDVLSNLTIDVFGNIYKCWNYVFVKDSSYCTLDELIENNFEILPQNKNRLDYVEKVSLLNANNGQCLKCKYITYCAGLCPDVRKKIANGEEENIYKNEKCKSIVEDLIKEQIKLIYNTD; this is encoded by the coding sequence ATGAAATTTACAAAATTTTACTCTTTTTTAGATGTAAACCAACATCATTATTTGTTAAATACCATAAATTCTGCGTTGATAGAGCTGGATGATGAACACTACGAGAAACTTAAAAAAGCTTTTTATCTAAATAATCCAGATGTCATTGAAACCGATGAAAAAAATGTACTAGCAGACAATGGTTTTTTAATTGAAGACACAATAGATGAGTACTTGAGTATTCGAAACAAGTATCTTTTCTCTAAGTATAACGTTTCTTATAATTTGAAGTTAGATATTGCTGTTACTAATAAATGTAATTTTTCTTGTGTATATTGTTACGAAAATTTTTCTGATAGTAAGATGTCATTTGAACTTAATGATGAAATAAAAAGCAAATTCTGTAATAATTTGAGAAAATATTTAAATCATATGATAATGAATTATAAAGTAAAATCGCTTCAAGTAACTTGGTATGGTGGTGAACCTTCACTTGAATGGTCCTTAATCTTTACATTAAATAATGAGTTTATAAAATTAGGAAATGAACATCATATACGATATAAAAATGTGATTGTTACTAACGGTTTTTTAATTGACGAAAGTATAGCTACTAAATTATCGCAACAAAACACAGAATATGTACAAATAACTGTTGATGGACCCGAAATAATTCATGATAAGAGAAGATATCTTGCTAATAAAAAAGGGACCTATTCAAAGATTTTAGATGGGATATACAATCTTCTGAAAAACGGAGTAAATACAGTTGTAAGAGTAAATATTGATAAAGGTAATATAGATTATATTGAGATATTAATAGAGGAATTATATAGTAGATTTCAAACGTTTGTAGGAAAAGGTTTGCTTTCACTTGATTTAGCAAGAGTATTTGGGCATCGAGATTCTTTTTCACTTTCGGAGTTTTATAGCAAACGTAAAATTATTATGAAAAAAGCAGTAAAATTAGGATTTATTAACCCATCACTTGAAAGTGGTGGTGTAAGAGCATATTGTAATGCAGAAACTGATGTACTTAGTAATCTTACTATTGATGTTTTTGGGAATATATACAAATGTTGGAATTATGTTTTTGTCAAGGATTCTAGCTATTGTACTTTAGATGAGCTTATTGAAAATAATTTTGAAATATTACCTCAAAACAAAAATAGATTGGATTACGTGGAAAAAGTGTCACTTCTAAATGCTAACAATGGGCAATGCTTAAAATGTAAATATATTACATACTGTGCTGGTCTATGTCCAGATGTGAGAAAAAAAATAGCAAACGGAGAAGAAGAAAATATTTATAAAAATGAAAAATGCAAATCAATAGTAGAAGATTTAATAAAAGAGCAGATTAAATTAATTTATAATACAGACTAA
- a CDS encoding ABC transporter ATP-binding protein: MEAIKKFKVLWEIIPKKDKIYYIAYTIISIIHSLLFVLLPFLYRDIINAVTTRVYPEEKVFFYIALTILGYASIRLWSLMNVYIKEKMTKNLLDKLFSSILKMDLKFFIRKDAGYWASIFSNDVRFASQLYSDFLYTLPAEFIVFIAILAILFVYCKPLLIIVTVILFAVTLISLLREKYVIPHYDRAQENLRITSDHINAYLKGIEDLIHYRGESFLKKKFLEDFSSYIDNIKNYLLRDFLNGYSINLFNEFGKLAAIGMSLLFFVRGDFSFGTAVMLITFSTMSYDKANYIVENLKWLQNFPPHIEKIQEAIELPEVEMEDKGTGNFEELILNNVSFSYDGKLVLKNFSMQVKKGEIVALIGRSGIGKSTVLKIITGFLKPQKGEVIFLQGKPKIGMLFQGGRLFNRTLRENLLIAKPNASEEELVEALKKAGLLEWFEKLPKGFDTQIGQTGKLISGGERSRLSLARTILFDPEILLLDEPLVGVDQDRKEEILDTLKELLKGKTCILVTHDKSLLRIADRTIYIMEEEDAV; encoded by the coding sequence ATGGAAGCAATAAAAAAGTTTAAAGTTTTGTGGGAGATAATTCCTAAAAAAGATAAAATTTATTATATTGCTTACACCATAATTTCAATAATTCATTCATTATTGTTTGTTCTTTTGCCTTTCTTGTATAGAGATATTATAAACGCAGTTACTACAAGAGTTTATCCTGAAGAAAAAGTGTTTTTTTACATCGCTCTCACGATACTTGGGTATGCATCAATAAGATTGTGGAGTTTGATGAATGTATACATAAAAGAAAAAATGACTAAAAATCTTTTAGATAAGCTTTTTTCCTCTATACTTAAGATGGATTTAAAATTTTTTATAAGAAAAGATGCAGGTTACTGGGCGAGTATATTTTCAAATGATGTGAGATTTGCCTCACAGCTTTACAGCGATTTTCTTTACACTCTTCCGGCAGAATTTATCGTGTTTATTGCTATACTGGCAATTTTATTTGTCTACTGCAAACCGCTTTTAATTATAGTTACTGTTATTCTTTTTGCAGTAACCCTTATAAGTTTATTGAGAGAAAAATATGTAATTCCTCATTATGACAGAGCGCAAGAGAATTTAAGGATAACAAGTGACCATATAAATGCGTACTTAAAGGGGATAGAGGACCTCATACACTACAGAGGGGAGTCTTTTTTGAAGAAGAAATTTTTAGAGGATTTCAGCTCTTATATTGACAATATCAAAAACTATCTCTTAAGAGATTTTCTAAATGGATATTCTATAAACCTTTTTAATGAATTTGGGAAACTTGCAGCTATAGGTATGTCTTTACTGTTTTTTGTAAGGGGAGACTTTAGTTTTGGCACAGCAGTAATGCTAATAACGTTTTCTACAATGTCTTATGATAAAGCTAATTATATTGTTGAAAACTTGAAATGGCTTCAGAATTTTCCACCTCATATAGAAAAAATACAAGAGGCAATTGAATTACCGGAAGTAGAGATGGAAGATAAAGGCACAGGTAATTTTGAAGAATTGATTTTAAATAATGTTAGTTTTAGCTATGATGGAAAGCTTGTTTTAAAAAACTTTAGTATGCAGGTGAAAAAAGGTGAGATAGTTGCTTTAATTGGCAGGAGCGGGATAGGAAAATCGACTGTTTTAAAGATTATAACGGGATTTTTAAAACCTCAAAAGGGAGAAGTGATTTTTTTACAGGGGAAGCCTAAAATAGGCATGTTATTTCAAGGAGGGCGATTATTTAACCGCACTCTTAGAGAAAACTTGCTTATAGCAAAACCAAATGCCTCTGAAGAAGAATTGGTAGAAGCCTTGAAAAAGGCAGGACTGTTGGAGTGGTTTGAGAAACTGCCAAAAGGGTTTGATACACAAATAGGACAGACAGGAAAGCTTATTTCAGGAGGAGAACGGTCGAGATTGTCACTAGCAAGGACGATTTTGTTTGATCCGGAAATTCTTTTACTTGATGAGCCTTTGGTAGGTGTAGACCAAGATAGAAAAGAAGAAATACTTGATACACTAAAAGAACTGCTAAAAGGCAAAACCTGCATTTTAGTTACTCATGATAAGAGTTTATTGAGAATTGCTGACAGGACAATATATATAATGGAAGAGGAAGATGCAGTATGA
- a CDS encoding ABC transporter ATP-binding protein — protein sequence MTNIKWVFRSINKTLLISFFAVFSVYLLSETGLLILPLLYGQILNTVESTRIFPLHLFMMLLGFTVLLLTLRSYTSFINSRQQAKIHENLCLVAIKKIFNLPPSKVAEKGSKYYTDTVLERTREVSTLFDIKAMTGIINLIKLFVITVIIFFIDKIVGVVSVVLILISICIYKYGNEYFMKHNKELIEKKMEYLSNVEDTIKNKEEIHVLNAFSYELKRNDIFTEELRKMASKIFARDFIHFFIELDFVRIFYELLVFTWGLYQVYIGSYQIGAGIVLIGYSTMITGPIVYLNSILLNIKNSLNAVDILKELEVKEEGVIVPEGEIEEIIFDKVNYTVNGRDIFKDFSFSIKKGERIAILGPSGKGKSTLVTLILKDIKPTSGKILINGKDINFISKDWLYQQIAVLSQNSTLFPATIEENIKLGEDFYRREELEGILRIVKLPFDLDYTIEENVSNVSQGEKERILLARLIAHDKNFIILDEPLEGVDIETKKEIISFLKEYLKDRTALVITHRDEIAQNLCEREVRIDER from the coding sequence ATGACTAATATAAAATGGGTGTTTCGTTCAATAAATAAAACTCTTTTGATAAGCTTTTTTGCTGTTTTTTCCGTATATTTGCTATCTGAAACAGGACTTTTAATATTGCCATTACTTTATGGGCAGATTTTAAATACAGTTGAAAGCACAAGGATTTTTCCATTACATCTTTTTATGATGCTCTTAGGCTTTACTGTTTTGCTTCTGACACTTAGGTCTTATACAAGTTTTATAAACAGCAGGCAGCAGGCTAAAATTCACGAAAACCTCTGTTTAGTTGCAATCAAAAAAATATTTAATCTTCCTCCTTCCAAAGTTGCGGAAAAAGGGTCAAAATATTATACAGACACGGTTTTGGAAAGGACGAGAGAGGTTTCTACTCTTTTTGACATTAAAGCTATGACAGGAATTATTAATCTCATAAAGCTTTTTGTAATAACAGTAATAATATTTTTTATAGATAAAATTGTGGGAGTTGTCTCAGTTGTCCTTATCCTCATATCTATCTGCATCTATAAATATGGAAATGAATATTTTATGAAACACAATAAAGAATTGATAGAGAAGAAAATGGAGTATCTGAGCAACGTAGAAGACACTATAAAAAACAAAGAGGAGATACATGTATTGAATGCTTTTTCCTATGAGTTAAAAAGAAATGATATTTTTACAGAAGAATTAAGGAAAATGGCGTCTAAAATTTTTGCTAGAGATTTTATTCACTTTTTTATAGAGCTTGATTTTGTAAGGATTTTTTATGAACTATTGGTCTTTACATGGGGCCTTTATCAGGTGTACATTGGAAGCTATCAAATAGGTGCAGGAATAGTGCTTATTGGGTACAGTACAATGATTACAGGGCCAATCGTATATTTAAATTCAATTCTTTTAAATATAAAAAACAGCCTAAATGCAGTTGATATTCTAAAGGAATTAGAGGTAAAAGAAGAAGGGGTAATTGTACCTGAAGGAGAAATTGAAGAAATCATTTTTGACAAAGTTAACTATACAGTAAATGGTAGAGATATTTTTAAAGATTTTTCTTTTAGTATTAAAAAAGGTGAAAGGATTGCCATTTTAGGACCTTCTGGTAAAGGGAAAAGCACGCTTGTTACACTTATTTTAAAAGACATCAAGCCTACATCAGGTAAGATACTCATAAATGGGAAGGACATAAACTTTATTTCTAAGGACTGGCTCTATCAGCAGATTGCAGTGCTTTCTCAGAATTCTACTTTGTTTCCGGCAACAATTGAAGAAAATATAAAATTAGGGGAGGACTTTTACAGGAGGGAGGAGTTAGAGGGGATTTTAAGAATAGTGAAACTTCCTTTTGATTTGGATTATACAATTGAAGAAAATGTTTCAAATGTTTCTCAAGGTGAAAAAGAGAGAATTTTACTGGCAAGGCTTATAGCTCACGACAAAAACTTTATTATTCTTGATGAACCTCTTGAGGGAGTGGACATTGAGACTAAAAAAGAAATCATAAGCTTTTTAAAGGAGTATCTTAAAGATAGGACAGCTTTAGTGATAACACATAGAGATGAAATTGCACAAAACCTATGTGAGAGGGAAGTAAGGATAGATGAGAGATAA